The Candidatus Angelobacter sp. genome includes a region encoding these proteins:
- a CDS encoding fatty acid desaturase produces the protein MPQKRSILRHSTWDALFVALAVAHAIALTIVPSAPIIALGLWWNANTIAHNFIHRPFFRSNTLNDAFSAFESLILGIPHRLWRDRHLAHHAGQPGRWHWSRQLAAEVCLLCALWCGLLAFTPGFLLTVYLPGWLLGLGLCQLQGFFEHRQGTTSHYGRLYNLLFFNDGYHAEHHARPVEHWARLPLRKLAGTRTSRWPAVLRWLEIFDLNNLERLVLCSPTLQRFVIRQHERAVRTLLPALEGVRHAGIVGGGMFPRTALILQQLLPGARLTIIDASEENLRSARPFVGRAVKFIHAFHDTLPLTEVDLLVIPLAFIGERSTIYHRPPAPLVLVHDWLWRPRGESVVVSLFLLKRLNLIRK, from the coding sequence TTGCCGCAAAAACGAAGCATCCTTCGACATTCGACCTGGGATGCCCTGTTCGTCGCGCTGGCCGTCGCTCACGCAATCGCGCTGACGATTGTTCCGTCCGCACCAATCATTGCTCTCGGCCTGTGGTGGAACGCGAACACGATTGCGCACAACTTCATTCATCGTCCTTTTTTCCGATCAAACACCCTGAACGACGCGTTCTCGGCCTTTGAAAGCCTGATTCTTGGGATCCCCCATCGACTGTGGCGTGACCGGCATCTCGCTCATCACGCGGGCCAGCCGGGGCGCTGGCACTGGTCCCGTCAACTCGCCGCGGAAGTTTGTCTGCTTTGCGCGTTGTGGTGCGGATTGCTGGCTTTCACGCCAGGCTTTCTCCTGACGGTTTACCTTCCTGGCTGGCTCCTCGGTTTGGGGCTTTGCCAGTTGCAGGGTTTTTTTGAACACAGACAGGGGACAACGAGCCATTACGGACGACTCTACAATTTGCTGTTCTTCAACGACGGCTATCATGCCGAGCACCACGCGCGGCCGGTCGAACATTGGGCGCGGTTGCCGCTGCGAAAGCTGGCTGGAACGCGAACGAGCCGATGGCCGGCAGTTCTGCGCTGGCTCGAAATCTTCGACCTTAATAACCTGGAGCGGCTCGTCCTGTGTTCACCCACGCTCCAGCGATTCGTGATCCGGCAACATGAGCGCGCCGTTCGCACGCTGCTGCCCGCGTTGGAAGGCGTTCGCCACGCGGGAATCGTGGGCGGTGGAATGTTCCCGCGCACTGCTTTGATTTTGCAGCAACTTCTGCCCGGCGCCCGACTGACCATCATCGATGCGAGCGAGGAAAACCTTCGTTCCGCCCGACCTTTCGTGGGCCGCGCCGTTAAATTCATTCACGCCTTCCATGACACTTTGCCGCTGACTGAAGTCGACCTGTTGGTAATTCCGCTGGCGTTTATCGGCGAGCGTTCGACGATCTATCATCGCCCTCCGGCGCCATTGGTTCTGGTGCATGACTGGCTGTGGCGCCCGCGCGGTGAGAGCGTCGTCGTTTCGCTATTTCTCCTCAAACGGCTGAACCTGATCAGAAAATGA
- a CDS encoding protease complex subunit PrcB family protein, with product MKVIESLLIGVFLTVLLNCMNADDAQSLSVRSLAKGAFSGVKDPRQEVIRDAAAWGKVWKQHSASAGSVEKIPAVDFAKEMVIAVTMGIKRTGGYMIEIARVEQTEKSLKIFVKRTSPPPGSLSIQVLTAPFHFVAVPKSDLKPEFLETNPAEKK from the coding sequence ATGAAAGTCATTGAATCGTTACTCATCGGCGTGTTTTTGACTGTCCTGTTGAATTGTATGAACGCGGACGACGCTCAATCCCTCTCGGTTCGCTCACTGGCCAAAGGCGCGTTCAGTGGCGTCAAGGACCCCAGACAGGAAGTCATCCGCGACGCGGCGGCGTGGGGAAAAGTCTGGAAACAGCACTCGGCGTCCGCAGGATCAGTGGAGAAAATCCCCGCCGTTGATTTTGCAAAGGAAATGGTCATTGCCGTGACGATGGGCATCAAGCGCACCGGCGGTTACATGATTGAAATCGCCCGCGTGGAGCAGACTGAGAAGTCATTGAAGATTTTCGTGAAACGAACCTCGCCGCCACCCGGGTCGCTGTCCATTCAGGTGCTCACCGCGCCGTTCCATTTCGTTGCCGTGCCGAAAAGCGATTTAAAACCGGAATTTTTGGAAACAAACCCTGCTGAAAAGAAGTGA